A genome region from Pseudomonas anguilliseptica includes the following:
- the wecB gene encoding non-hydrolyzing UDP-N-acetylglucosamine 2-epimerase translates to MLKVMTLVGTRPELIKMSRVIAELDRQVNHVLVHSGQNYDYELNQVFFDDLEIRKPDHFLGAAGETAAQTIAEVIAKADAVFELEKPDALLLYGDTNTCLAVIAAKRRKIPVFHMEAGNRCFDQRVPEELNRKVLDHLSDINMVLTEHARRYLIAEGIRPETIIKTGSHMHEVLDYYRPKIEASDVLAREGLETGKFFIVSAHREENVDTPDNLRDLLATLRALADEYGYPLIVSTHPRTRKRLEALGESLEHPLIRFSKPFGLLDYIKLQMNAFCVLSDSGTITEEASLLNLPAVTLRNAHERPEGMDQGTLIMSGLKKDSVLSAVKVITSQHQPGSRRIPLVPDYEGGPVSLQVVRVVLSYTDYVNRTVWHKG, encoded by the coding sequence ATGCTTAAGGTTATGACCCTGGTAGGGACGCGTCCGGAATTGATCAAAATGAGTCGGGTAATTGCCGAACTCGACCGTCAGGTTAATCACGTGTTGGTGCACTCTGGGCAGAACTACGACTATGAGCTGAACCAAGTTTTCTTCGATGACCTGGAAATCCGTAAGCCTGATCACTTTCTTGGCGCTGCCGGTGAAACTGCTGCACAGACTATTGCAGAGGTAATCGCCAAGGCTGATGCGGTGTTCGAGTTAGAAAAACCTGATGCGTTGTTGCTGTATGGCGATACCAATACTTGTCTTGCGGTCATTGCGGCCAAACGTCGGAAGATTCCCGTGTTTCATATGGAAGCGGGAAATCGTTGTTTTGACCAGCGGGTACCGGAGGAGCTCAATCGCAAGGTGCTCGATCACCTGTCTGACATCAACATGGTGCTCACCGAGCATGCCCGTCGATATTTGATCGCTGAGGGCATCCGCCCCGAGACCATCATCAAGACTGGCTCGCATATGCATGAGGTGCTGGACTATTACCGGCCGAAGATCGAGGCCTCTGACGTGCTTGCTCGTGAGGGGCTGGAGACTGGCAAGTTCTTTATTGTCAGCGCCCATCGTGAGGAGAACGTCGACACTCCAGATAATCTGCGCGATCTACTTGCTACCCTGCGTGCACTGGCCGATGAGTATGGTTATCCGCTGATCGTGTCGACCCATCCACGTACTCGTAAGCGTCTGGAGGCGCTGGGCGAATCACTGGAGCACCCGCTGATTCGCTTCTCCAAGCCATTCGGTCTTTTGGACTACATCAAGCTGCAGATGAATGCGTTCTGTGTGCTATCCGACAGCGGCACCATTACTGAAGAAGCCTCTTTACTCAACCTGCCGGCTGTGACCCTGCGCAACGCTCACGAGCGTCCAGAAGGCATGGACCAGGGCACTCTGATAATGAGTGGATTAAAGAAGGATTCGGTGTTGTCGGCGGTCAAGGTCATTACCAGTCAGCATCAACCCGGCTCGCGCCGTATTCCGCTGGTTCCTGATTATGAAGGTGGCCCGGTATCGTTGCAGGTCGTGCGAGTCGTGCTCAGCTACACGGACTATGTAAATCGTACTGTCTGGCACAAGGGCTAA
- a CDS encoding polysaccharide biosynthesis protein produces the protein MIRQRIDALRQGLLQLPRRQKRFLQVVTDVALIWLALWLSFALRLGELDAAQPFDGHGWLFLLAPIIALPIFIRLGMYRAVMRYVGNDALITIAKAVTLSALVLALAAYWYRGPSAVVPRSMVFNYWWLSLLLLGGLRLALRQYFVGSWFELNAGNMQADALGVPKVAIYGAGAAGNQLVAALRLGRAMRPVAFIDDDPGIANRSIAGLRVYTPKHIDQMIDETCAGEILLAMPSVSRARRREILEALESYPLHVRSIPGFMDLASGRVKVEDVQEVDIADLLGRDSVPPEQVLFERCIRNHVVMVTGAGGSIGAELCRQILVNQPATLLLFEHSEFNLYSIHSELEARVRRESLPLRLVPILGSIRNASRLADVMCTWKVNTVYHAAAYKHVPMVEHNIAEGVLNNLIGTLNTAQAAVKACVTNFVLISTDKAVRPTNVMGSTKRLAEMVLQALSRESAPVLFADDDAVHQLNKTRFTMVRFGNVLGSSGSVIPLFHEQIRKGGPVTVTHPNITRYFMTIPEAAQLVIQAGSMGEGGDVFVLDMGEPVKIAVLAEKMIHLSGLSVRSDKTPNGDIAIEFTGLRPGEKLYEELLIGDNVSPTEHPMIMRANEEHLPWEQLKVRLSELLDAVGRDDYERVRQLLRETVSGYKPEGEIVDWIHIKRRLEP, from the coding sequence ATGATTCGCCAGCGGATAGACGCTCTACGTCAGGGACTCTTGCAGTTACCGCGTCGACAAAAGCGGTTTTTGCAAGTGGTGACTGATGTTGCTCTGATCTGGTTGGCGCTATGGCTTTCATTTGCTCTGCGCCTAGGAGAATTGGATGCAGCCCAGCCATTTGACGGTCATGGTTGGCTTTTTCTCCTAGCGCCCATTATCGCTTTGCCGATCTTTATTCGTTTGGGTATGTATCGGGCGGTGATGCGCTATGTGGGTAATGATGCGCTGATTACAATTGCCAAGGCCGTAACGCTGTCTGCCTTGGTGCTAGCACTGGCAGCTTACTGGTATCGCGGGCCCAGTGCGGTGGTTCCTCGCTCTATGGTTTTCAATTACTGGTGGTTGAGTCTGCTGCTGCTTGGCGGCTTGCGTCTTGCTCTGCGTCAGTATTTTGTTGGTAGCTGGTTTGAGCTGAATGCCGGGAATATGCAAGCCGACGCTTTGGGTGTGCCAAAGGTTGCGATCTATGGCGCAGGTGCTGCGGGCAATCAATTGGTCGCTGCGCTGCGGTTGGGGCGGGCTATGCGCCCCGTTGCTTTTATCGATGATGACCCTGGGATTGCCAATCGGTCGATTGCAGGTCTGCGGGTGTATACGCCCAAGCACATAGACCAGATGATTGATGAGACCTGCGCCGGTGAAATTCTTCTGGCGATGCCTTCGGTTTCACGCGCGAGGCGGAGGGAGATTCTTGAGGCTTTAGAGTCCTATCCGCTGCATGTGCGCAGTATTCCCGGTTTTATGGACCTGGCCAGTGGTCGGGTCAAAGTCGAGGACGTGCAGGAAGTGGATATCGCCGATTTGTTAGGGCGTGATTCTGTTCCTCCGGAGCAGGTGCTGTTTGAGCGTTGTATCCGTAACCACGTGGTTATGGTCACCGGTGCTGGCGGTTCTATTGGCGCTGAGTTGTGTCGGCAAATCTTGGTTAACCAACCTGCGACGCTTCTGCTGTTCGAACACAGCGAGTTCAATCTATACAGCATTCATAGTGAACTAGAAGCGAGAGTCAGGCGTGAGTCATTACCGCTGCGTTTGGTGCCTATTCTGGGCTCGATTCGTAATGCATCGCGTCTTGCTGATGTGATGTGCACTTGGAAGGTCAACACTGTTTATCACGCGGCGGCTTATAAGCATGTGCCGATGGTGGAGCACAATATTGCCGAGGGCGTGCTGAATAACCTGATAGGGACGCTCAATACTGCGCAAGCGGCGGTCAAGGCTTGCGTAACCAATTTTGTGTTGATTTCCACTGACAAGGCGGTACGTCCGACCAATGTGATGGGGAGCACTAAGCGCTTGGCGGAAATGGTTTTACAGGCACTTAGTCGCGAGTCCGCCCCTGTGTTGTTTGCCGATGATGACGCCGTGCATCAGCTCAATAAAACACGCTTTACCATGGTGCGCTTTGGCAATGTTTTGGGGTCGTCCGGTTCTGTGATTCCGCTGTTTCACGAGCAGATTCGCAAGGGCGGGCCTGTCACGGTCACCCATCCGAATATCACGCGTTACTTTATGACCATCCCTGAGGCCGCGCAGTTGGTAATTCAAGCGGGGTCCATGGGCGAAGGCGGTGATGTATTCGTCCTTGATATGGGCGAACCGGTGAAAATTGCTGTGCTGGCCGAGAAGATGATCCATCTGAGCGGCTTGAGTGTGCGTTCAGATAAAACCCCAAACGGTGATATCGCTATCGAATTCACTGGTCTGCGCCCTGGCGAGAAGCTTTACGAGGAGTTGCTGATTGGCGATAACGTCAGCCCTACGGAACATCCTATGATCATGCGTGCTAATGAGGAGCACTTGCCGTGGGAGCAGTTAAAAGTGCGCTTGAGCGAGTTGCTGGATGCCGTTGGGCGTGATGACTATGAGCGCGTGCGGCAGTTGCTGCGCGAAACAGTCAGTGGTTACAAGCCAGAAGGCGAGATTGTTGATTGGATACATATAAAGCGTCGACTGGAACCGTAG
- a CDS encoding polysaccharide biosynthesis protein gives MFDDKVLMITGGTGSFGHTVLRRFLDTDVREIRIFSRDEKKQEDMRIALANDKVKFYIGDVRDYDSLKQAMVGVDYIFHAAALKQVPSCEFYPMEAVRTNVNGTENVLNAAIASGVKRVVVLSTDKAVYPINAMGISKAMSEKLMVAKSRMIPAGGTVVCATRYGNVMASRGSVIPLFIEQLRSGEPLTVTDPNMTRFLMSLEDSVDLVLHAFEHGEQGDLFVQKAPASTVGDLALGLKELFGRDNPVRVIGTRHGEKLYESLVSREEMAKAEDMGRYYRIPADNRDLNYKKYFVEGEEKIAEFDDYTSHNTERLDIEGIKQLLLKLDYIKEQLDA, from the coding sequence ATGTTCGACGACAAGGTATTGATGATCACCGGTGGCACCGGTTCCTTTGGCCATACGGTGTTGCGCCGCTTCCTCGATACCGATGTGCGTGAGATTCGCATCTTCTCCCGCGATGAGAAGAAGCAAGAGGATATGCGCATTGCCTTGGCCAACGACAAGGTCAAGTTCTACATTGGCGATGTGCGTGACTACGACAGCCTCAAGCAGGCTATGGTTGGCGTCGATTACATCTTCCACGCAGCGGCGCTCAAACAGGTACCTTCCTGCGAGTTTTACCCAATGGAGGCCGTGCGCACCAACGTCAATGGCACAGAGAACGTACTTAATGCTGCCATTGCCAGTGGCGTGAAACGCGTGGTGGTACTCTCTACTGATAAAGCTGTGTATCCGATCAACGCTATGGGCATCTCCAAGGCTATGTCCGAGAAGTTGATGGTGGCCAAGTCGAGGATGATTCCGGCCGGCGGCACCGTGGTCTGCGCCACCCGCTATGGCAACGTGATGGCATCGCGCGGTTCGGTGATCCCGTTGTTCATCGAGCAACTACGCAGCGGCGAGCCGCTGACCGTCACTGATCCCAACATGACGCGCTTCCTGATGTCGTTGGAAGACTCGGTCGACCTGGTGCTGCACGCTTTCGAGCATGGTGAACAAGGCGATCTTTTCGTGCAGAAGGCTCCAGCCTCAACCGTTGGTGATCTGGCCCTGGGTCTCAAGGAGTTGTTCGGTCGCGATAACCCGGTGCGGGTGATCGGTACTCGTCATGGCGAGAAGCTTTACGAGTCGTTGGTTTCACGCGAAGAGATGGCTAAAGCCGAGGATATGGGCCGCTACTACCGTATTCCTGCGGACAACCGCGATCTGAATTACAAGAAGTACTTCGTCGAAGGTGAGGAGAAGATCGCCGAGTTCGATGATTACACCTCGCACAATACCGAGCGCCTGGACATCGAGGGCATCAAGCAACTGCTGCTCAAGCTCGACTACATCAAGGAGCAGCTCGATGCTTAA
- a CDS encoding UDP-glucose 4-epimerase family protein codes for MRVLLTGASGFVGRAVQARLLVDGVHELRCAMRQLPPTSPANFDVFLSPGLASDADWSTALANVDAVIHCAARVHVMNEQAIDPLAEFRQVNVDGTLRLARQAVEAGVRRFIFVSSIKVNGEQTLPGHAYCADDVPEAEDPYGISKYEAEEGLRALAAETGLEVVIVRPPLIYGPGVKANFHSMLRWLHRGIPLPFGAIYNHRSFVALDNLVDLLVLFLTHPAANGQRFLVSDGEDLSTTELLRRLSHALGRPARLVPIPQLWIEYGAGLLGQRALSQRLCGSLQVNIDKTRECLGWVPPLTVEQALAKTAAHFLEDAHS; via the coding sequence ATGCGTGTTTTGCTTACGGGTGCCAGCGGTTTCGTTGGGCGCGCAGTGCAGGCACGCCTGCTAGTCGATGGTGTACATGAATTGCGCTGCGCCATGCGTCAGTTACCGCCTACTTCCCCGGCTAATTTTGATGTTTTCCTGTCCCCAGGGCTGGCCTCGGATGCGGATTGGTCGACGGCATTGGCCAATGTCGATGCTGTTATCCATTGCGCTGCTCGGGTGCATGTGATGAACGAGCAAGCTATTGACCCGCTTGCCGAGTTTCGTCAGGTCAACGTTGACGGCACTCTGCGGCTGGCTCGCCAGGCAGTGGAGGCTGGCGTACGTCGTTTCATCTTCGTCAGCTCGATCAAGGTCAATGGTGAGCAGACTTTGCCGGGGCATGCCTATTGTGCCGATGACGTGCCAGAGGCTGAAGACCCATATGGCATATCCAAATATGAGGCCGAAGAAGGGTTGAGGGCGTTGGCTGCCGAGACAGGGCTGGAGGTGGTTATTGTTCGTCCGCCGCTGATTTATGGTCCGGGCGTGAAGGCAAACTTCCACAGCATGCTGCGCTGGTTGCATCGCGGTATACCACTACCCTTTGGGGCTATCTATAACCATCGTAGTTTTGTGGCGCTGGATAATCTGGTGGATTTACTGGTGTTGTTTCTCACGCATCCTGCAGCAAATGGGCAGCGTTTTCTTGTGAGCGATGGTGAGGACCTGTCAACGACTGAGTTGTTGCGCCGCTTGAGTCATGCCTTGGGGCGCCCGGCCAGGTTAGTTCCTATTCCTCAGTTATGGATCGAGTATGGAGCGGGATTATTGGGGCAGCGCGCACTGAGCCAGAGATTATGTGGCTCGTTACAGGTGAATATAGATAAAACTCGCGAGTGCCTAGGCTGGGTGCCGCCACTTACTGTGGAGCAGGCACTGGCCAAAACAGCTGCACACTTTCTGGAAGACGCCCATTCATGA
- a CDS encoding MraY family glycosyltransferase encodes MSVLIFSFLVAVLSWILTAWLRRYALSRSLMDVPNARSSHSQPTPRGGGMAIVVAFLLALCIAFSMGMGVQTKYFYALSGAGALIALLGFLDDHGHIAARWRLLGHFTAAAWVLFWLNGLPPVQVLGHVVDLGWFGYLLASLYLVWLLNLYNFMDGIDGIASVEAISVCLGGALMYGFLGHLNMLLLPLLLAATVAGFLFWNFPPARIFMGDAGSGFLGVVLGILSLQAAWTDASLLWGWLILLGVFIVDSTFTLFRRLLRGDKVYEAHRSHAYQYASRHFGRHLPVTLAVIAINFFWLLPIALWVAFGGDGLCALLLAYTPLVILAVRFRAGALEQV; translated from the coding sequence ATGAGTGTTCTGATCTTTAGTTTTTTAGTTGCTGTGTTGTCCTGGATATTGACAGCTTGGTTGCGGCGCTATGCGTTGTCTCGCAGCTTGATGGATGTTCCAAATGCACGCAGCTCCCATAGCCAACCTACGCCGCGGGGCGGTGGCATGGCTATTGTCGTGGCCTTCCTGTTAGCGCTGTGTATAGCTTTCTCCATGGGTATGGGAGTTCAAACTAAGTACTTTTATGCATTGAGCGGTGCTGGTGCGCTTATCGCATTGCTTGGTTTTCTTGATGATCATGGACATATCGCAGCCCGCTGGCGTCTGCTTGGGCATTTTACGGCTGCTGCTTGGGTTCTGTTCTGGCTCAATGGTTTGCCACCTGTGCAGGTACTCGGTCATGTAGTTGATCTGGGTTGGTTCGGTTATTTGTTGGCTTCCCTCTATCTGGTATGGCTGCTCAATCTTTACAACTTTATGGATGGTATTGACGGCATAGCCAGTGTCGAGGCGATTAGTGTTTGCCTTGGTGGCGCGTTGATGTACGGATTTCTCGGGCATTTAAATATGCTGCTCTTGCCATTGTTGTTGGCTGCGACGGTTGCGGGATTTTTGTTTTGGAATTTTCCTCCCGCGCGTATTTTTATGGGGGATGCAGGCAGTGGTTTCCTCGGCGTCGTATTGGGCATTCTCTCTCTGCAAGCCGCCTGGACCGACGCGTCATTGCTTTGGGGCTGGTTGATTCTGTTAGGGGTCTTTATTGTCGATTCAACCTTTACTCTTTTCCGGCGGTTGTTACGTGGAGATAAGGTTTATGAAGCCCACCGTAGCCATGCCTATCAATACGCCTCACGTCACTTTGGCCGTCATTTGCCAGTGACTTTGGCTGTCATTGCAATCAATTTCTTCTGGTTATTACCAATCGCGCTTTGGGTCGCCTTCGGTGGTGACGGCTTGTGTGCGCTGTTGCTGGCCTATACACCGCTAGTGATATTGGCTGTCAGGTTTCGAGCGGGCGCGCTGGAGCAAGTATGA
- a CDS encoding CynX/NimT family MFS transporter — translation MERIAEELALSRSLISLTTALPVLCMGLLAPFAPRLAVRMGLERTIALCMAVIAVALLLRAVGHASAILIGSAVLLGAAIAVAGPLLSGFIKRHFVGRMGSVVGWYSLSMAIGGAGGAVLTVPATLWLGNDWTYGLAIWALPALVGLVLWLCLPNRAEAESEEGGKGLPWRQPRAWLISAFFAIQAGLFYALATWAVARYHEAGLSLMHSNSLFSVSMLMGLPSSFLLPWLAQRFKNRYLLLVGCGLLSSISLAMITFQPSVLPELWAVTIGFGLGGSFALSLVLPLYEAGSPMAVSRWTAMMLCMGYSIACLTPVLTGLARDLAGNYQLPFMVLTGLATLMTLLAWLMRRGPTRTHK, via the coding sequence ATTGAACGGATCGCCGAAGAACTGGCCTTGAGCCGCAGCCTGATCAGCCTCACCACTGCGTTGCCGGTGTTGTGCATGGGCTTGTTGGCGCCTTTTGCGCCGCGTTTGGCCGTGCGTATGGGGCTGGAGCGCACCATCGCCTTGTGCATGGCGGTCATCGCGGTGGCGCTGCTGCTGCGCGCAGTGGGACATGCCAGTGCGATTCTGATTGGCAGCGCGGTGCTGTTGGGCGCAGCCATCGCGGTTGCCGGGCCTTTGCTGTCGGGCTTTATCAAGCGGCACTTTGTCGGGCGCATGGGCAGTGTGGTGGGGTGGTACTCGCTGAGCATGGCGATTGGTGGCGCCGGGGGTGCGGTTCTCACCGTGCCGGCCACGCTATGGCTGGGTAATGACTGGACCTACGGCCTGGCCATCTGGGCGCTGCCGGCGCTGGTCGGGTTAGTGCTCTGGCTGTGCTTGCCCAATCGCGCTGAAGCTGAGAGTGAAGAGGGCGGTAAGGGCTTGCCCTGGCGACAGCCGCGGGCCTGGTTGATCAGTGCCTTCTTCGCCATTCAGGCCGGCTTGTTCTATGCCCTGGCCACCTGGGCTGTGGCGCGTTATCACGAAGCCGGCCTGAGCCTGATGCACAGCAATAGCCTGTTCAGTGTGTCGATGCTGATGGGCTTGCCCAGCTCGTTTCTACTGCCTTGGTTGGCGCAGCGTTTCAAGAACCGTTACCTGCTGCTGGTGGGTTGCGGGCTGTTGTCATCTATCAGTCTGGCGATGATCACCTTTCAGCCGTCGGTGCTGCCTGAGCTGTGGGCGGTCACTATCGGCTTTGGTCTGGGCGGCTCCTTTGCCTTGTCACTGGTGCTGCCCCTGTATGAGGCCGGCTCACCAATGGCGGTCAGCCGTTGGACGGCGATGATGCTGTGTATGGGCTACAGCATTGCTTGCCTGACGCCCGTGCTGACGGGCCTGGCGCGTGATCTGGCGGGTAACTATCAGTTGCCGTTTATGGTGCTTACCGGGCTTGCGACGCTGATGACGCTGCTGGCCTGGCTGATGCGCCGTGGACCGACGCGCACCCATAAATGA
- a CDS encoding acetyltransferase has product MSSLRTLLVLGAGGHGKSVAEAALLSGEWQRVCFLDDRWPQLEVVCGIDVIGDLDSLLEPGLSVAGGIAAVGNNSLRKAWVERIKAAGIEVVSIVHPRAWISPSAHIGQGVAVLAMAVIGTDARLGQGAIVNAGAVVDHDVCVGDFAHLGAASIWLAVFRWELRHGCRPVVVQAMVLVLHQVMCCPGHRIASQIIRNEYDSPADRRSTSGTLAVTASTKAVFASGD; this is encoded by the coding sequence ATGAGTTCGTTACGAACATTGTTAGTGCTTGGCGCGGGTGGGCATGGCAAGTCTGTTGCGGAGGCTGCCTTGCTGTCTGGTGAGTGGCAACGGGTCTGTTTTCTCGATGATCGCTGGCCGCAATTAGAGGTGGTCTGTGGCATAGATGTGATCGGTGATCTCGACAGTCTACTTGAGCCAGGCCTTTCAGTGGCTGGAGGTATTGCAGCTGTGGGTAATAACTCTTTGCGTAAGGCGTGGGTAGAGCGGATTAAAGCTGCAGGCATCGAGGTGGTCAGCATTGTGCATCCGCGTGCCTGGATTAGCCCATCGGCTCACATAGGGCAGGGGGTGGCTGTACTCGCAATGGCGGTAATTGGCACTGACGCTAGGCTTGGTCAAGGTGCAATCGTCAATGCCGGTGCGGTGGTTGATCACGATGTTTGCGTCGGTGACTTTGCCCATCTTGGGGCGGCGTCAATTTGGCTGGCGGTGTTCAGGTGGGAGCTTCGGCATGGCTGCAGGCCTGTTGTAGTGCAGGCTATGGTGTTAGTGTTGCATCAGGTGATGTGTTGCCCCGGGCACCGCATTGCAAGCCAGATAATAAGGAATGAATATGATTCGCCAGCGGATAGACGCTCTACGTCAGGGACTCTTGCAGTTACCGCGTCGACAAAAGCGGTTTTTGCAAGTGGTGACTGA
- the tnpB gene encoding IS66 family insertion sequence element accessory protein TnpB (TnpB, as the term is used for proteins encoded by IS66 family insertion elements, is considered an accessory protein, since TnpC, encoded by a neighboring gene, is a DDE family transposase.), whose amino-acid sequence MLSSNFFLEPAVMMRPDAKVEKVYLYPKPVDFRKSIDGLAALVELDIKVAVFDPVLFVFLNRARSRVKILYWERNGFCLWLKRLEAERFKSHPEPGEDAIVLTAQELNWLLDGIDLWRNRPHQVLTPRFVT is encoded by the coding sequence ATGCTGAGCTCCAATTTCTTTCTGGAGCCAGCCGTCATGATGCGCCCCGACGCCAAAGTCGAAAAAGTCTATCTATACCCCAAGCCGGTGGATTTCCGAAAATCCATCGATGGCCTGGCCGCCCTGGTCGAGCTGGATATCAAGGTGGCGGTGTTCGACCCGGTGCTGTTCGTCTTCCTCAACCGCGCGCGCAGCCGGGTGAAGATTTTGTATTGGGAGCGCAACGGCTTTTGCCTGTGGCTCAAGCGATTGGAGGCTGAACGCTTCAAGTCGCATCCGGAACCTGGCGAAGATGCGATCGTGCTGACGGCCCAGGAGTTGAACTGGTTGTTGGACGGTATCGACCTGTGGCGCAACCGGCCGCACCAGGTTTTGACCCCTAGGTTCGTCACCTGA
- a CDS encoding YheU family protein, with translation MLIPYTLLEADTLTRLIEDFVTRDGTDNGDETPLNTRIERVRHALSKGQAVIVFDAESQQCQLALKRDVPKEWLDALEE, from the coding sequence GTGCTGATCCCCTACACACTGCTCGAAGCTGACACCCTGACCCGCCTGATCGAGGACTTCGTTACCCGCGATGGCACCGACAATGGCGACGAGACCCCGCTGAATACCCGTATCGAACGAGTACGCCACGCATTGAGTAAAGGCCAGGCGGTAATTGTCTTCGATGCGGAAAGCCAGCAATGCCAGCTGGCGCTCAAACGCGATGTGCCGAAAGAGTGGCTGGATGCGCTTGAGGAATAA
- a CDS encoding ComEA family DNA-binding protein, which translates to MLKAKLSSLLFAVLASMSLAVFAAETQTQPAPAVESAEVATVGKINLNTADAATLQRELLGIGEVKAQAIVAYRDEHGDFASVDELLEVKGIGEATLEKNRDKLSIN; encoded by the coding sequence ATGCTAAAAGCCAAGCTGTCTTCTCTGTTGTTCGCTGTTCTTGCTTCCATGTCCCTGGCGGTTTTCGCTGCTGAAACGCAGACTCAGCCAGCGCCCGCTGTTGAGTCAGCTGAAGTGGCTACGGTCGGTAAGATCAATCTCAATACTGCTGATGCTGCCACTCTGCAACGTGAGTTGCTGGGGATTGGTGAGGTCAAGGCGCAGGCGATTGTGGCTTATCGTGATGAGCACGGCGACTTTGCTTCGGTGGATGAGTTGCTGGAAGTTAAGGGTATTGGCGAAGCGACGTTGGAGAAGAATCGCGACAAATTGAGCATTAACTAA
- the tnpC gene encoding IS66 family transposase, whose translation MISVPETLPDDPAALKQLLAEVLSSAQELAKDKDGQIERLREQNALLIQRLFGRKSEQSSDPDSPQLEMFNEAESLAEAAAEAPAAEVEEEVVAPTKRRGKRKPLPAELPRVEVIHELPEHELTCECGCRKQAIGEETSEQLEIIPMQVQVIRHIRKTYACKACESAPVTADKPAQLIEKRLASPSVLAMLLTSKYADGIPLYRFEKMLSRHGIDIPRQTLARWVIQCGELLQPLLNLMRDRLLDSPVIHCDETRVQVLKEPGRDPSSHSWMWVQTGGPPGKPVILFDYTTSRAQEVPLRLLDGYRGYLMTDDYAGYNAVAAQQGVERLACWAHARRKFVEAQKVQPKGKTGRADIALGMINKLYGIERELKDASDEQRYRGRQQHSLPLLDQLKTWLEKTQPQVTAQNALGKAVNYLASNWSRLERYIEAGHLPIDNNAAERAIRPFVIGRKNWLFSDTPKGATASAQLYSLVETAKTNGQEPYAWLRHVLERLPLANSVEAYEALLPWNCQPTTPL comes from the coding sequence ATGATTTCTGTGCCCGAAACCCTTCCTGATGACCCCGCCGCGCTCAAGCAATTGCTCGCTGAGGTGTTGTCGTCGGCGCAGGAATTGGCCAAGGACAAGGATGGGCAGATCGAGCGCCTGCGCGAACAAAACGCGCTGTTGATCCAGCGCCTGTTCGGCCGTAAATCCGAGCAGAGCAGCGACCCGGATTCACCGCAGCTAGAGATGTTCAACGAAGCGGAAAGCCTGGCCGAAGCGGCGGCTGAAGCTCCGGCCGCTGAGGTCGAGGAAGAAGTCGTTGCGCCGACCAAGCGCCGCGGCAAGCGCAAGCCGTTACCGGCCGAACTACCGCGTGTCGAGGTCATCCACGAACTGCCCGAACACGAACTGACCTGCGAATGCGGTTGCCGCAAGCAGGCCATCGGCGAAGAAACCAGCGAGCAGCTGGAAATCATCCCGATGCAGGTTCAGGTGATCCGCCACATTCGCAAGACCTATGCCTGCAAGGCCTGCGAAAGCGCGCCGGTCACCGCTGACAAACCGGCCCAACTGATCGAGAAAAGGCTGGCCAGCCCGAGCGTGCTGGCGATGCTGCTGACCAGCAAATACGCCGACGGCATCCCACTGTATCGCTTCGAAAAGATGCTCAGTCGCCATGGCATCGACATCCCCCGGCAGACCCTGGCGCGCTGGGTGATCCAGTGCGGCGAACTGCTACAACCGTTGCTCAACCTGATGCGCGACAGGCTGCTGGACAGTCCGGTGATCCACTGCGATGAAACCCGCGTGCAGGTGCTCAAGGAGCCTGGGCGCGATCCGAGCAGCCACTCCTGGATGTGGGTGCAGACCGGTGGCCCGCCTGGCAAACCGGTGATCCTCTTCGACTACACAACCAGCCGCGCGCAGGAGGTGCCGCTGCGCCTGCTCGACGGTTATCGCGGCTACCTGATGACCGACGATTACGCCGGCTACAACGCCGTGGCCGCACAACAAGGTGTTGAGCGCCTGGCCTGCTGGGCGCATGCGCGGCGCAAGTTCGTCGAAGCGCAAAAGGTGCAACCGAAGGGCAAAACCGGGCGTGCCGACATCGCGTTGGGGATGATCAACAAGCTCTACGGCATCGAGCGCGAACTTAAGGATGCCAGCGATGAACAGCGCTACCGGGGCCGCCAGCAGCACAGCCTACCGCTCCTCGATCAGCTCAAGACCTGGCTGGAGAAAACCCAGCCGCAGGTCACGGCGCAGAATGCCCTGGGCAAAGCAGTGAACTACCTGGCGAGCAACTGGAGCCGACTCGAACGCTACATCGAGGCTGGCCACCTGCCGATCGATAACAACGCTGCCGAGCGCGCGATCCGGCCCTTCGTCATAGGTCGCAAGAACTGGCTGTTCAGCGACACGCCGAAAGGCGCGACCGCCAGCGCCCAACTCTACAGCCTGGTGGAAACCGCCAAGACCAATGGCCAGGAGCCCTACGCCTGGTTGCGCCATGTCCTCGAACGCCTGCCGCTGGCCAACAGCGTTGAAGCCTACGAAGCGCTGCTGCCTTGGAACTGCCAACCAACGACGCCACTGTAA